The following proteins come from a genomic window of Mustela lutreola isolate mMusLut2 chromosome 6, mMusLut2.pri, whole genome shotgun sequence:
- the IL22RA2 gene encoding interleukin-22 receptor subunit alpha-2 — MPPKHCFLGFLICFFPTGVVETQSAYESLKPQRVHFQSRNFHNVLHWQPGRACTSNSSIYFVQYKTYGQRQWKNKENCWGILESFCDLTNETSDIQEPYYGRVRTTSAGIHSGWTMTRRFTPWWETRIDPPVMNMAQVNRSLLVILHAPDLPYRDQKGKNVSIEDYYKLVYRVFIINNSLEKEQKVYEGAGRVVEIGALTPGSAYCAVAEIYQPMLGRRSQRSEERCVELH; from the exons ATGCCGCCCAAACATTGCTTTCTAGGCTTCCTCATCTGTTTCTTTCCGACTGGGGTCGTAG aAACTCAGTCAGCCTATGAGTCTCTGAAGCCTCAGAGAGTACATTTCCAGTCTCGAAATTTCCACAATGTTTTGCACTGGCAGCCTGGGAGGGCTTGCACCAGCAACAGCAGTATCTACTTCGTGCAATATAAAAC GTACGGACAGagacaatggaaaaataaagagaactgtTGGGGTATTCTAGAATCCTTTTGCGACCTTACCAATGAAACATCAGATATACAGGAACCTTACTATGGGCGGGTGAGGACCACCTCGGCTGGGATCCACTCGGGCTGGACCATGACACGGCGCTTCACTCCCTGGTGGGAAA cAAGAATAGATCCTCCAGTCATGAATATGGCCCAAGTTAATAGATCTTTGTTGGTGATTCTCCATGCTCCGGATTTACCATATAgagaccaaaaaggaaaaaatgtatcaATAGAAGATTATTACAAGCTAGTATACCGAgtctttataattaataattcaCTGGAAAAG GAGCAAAAGGTATATGAAGGAGCTGGCAGAGTTGTCGAAATTGGAGCTCTGACACCTGGCTCTGCTTACTGTGCAGTGGCTGAAATTTATCAACCCATGCTAGGCCGAAGAAGTCAGAGAAGTGAAGAAAGATGTGTGGAACTTCATTGA